One Salvelinus namaycush isolate Seneca chromosome 4, SaNama_1.0, whole genome shotgun sequence genomic window carries:
- the cops3 gene encoding COP9 signalosome complex subunit 3 has product MASALEQFVNNVRQLSAQGQMTQLCELINKSGELLAKNLSHLDTVLGALDIQEHSLGVLAVLFVKFSMPNIPDFETLFSQVQLFISTCNGEHIRYATDTFAGLCHQLTNALVERKQPLRGVGILKQAIDKMQMNTNQLTSVHADLCQLCLLAKCFKPVLPFLELDMMDICKENGAYDAKHFLCYYYYGGMIYTGLKNFERALYFYEQAITTPAMAVSHIMLEAYKKYILVSLILHGKVQQLPKYTSQIVGRFIKPLSNAYHELAQVYATNNPAELRTQVNKHSETFTRDNNTGLVKQCLSSLYKKNIQRLTKTFLTLSLQDMASRVQLSGPQEAEKYVLHMIEDGEIYASINQKDGMVCFHDNPEKYNNPAMLHKIDQEMLKCIELDEKLKSMDQEITVNPQFVQKSMGTQEDDVGSKTSSYS; this is encoded by the exons ATGGCTTCAGCCTTGGAGCAGTTCGTGAACAATGTGCGGCAGCTCTCTGCACAAG GTCAGATGACACAGCTGTGTGAACTGATCAACAAGAGCGGGGAGCTGTTGGCCAAGAACCTGTCCCACCTGGACACTGTACTGGGGGCCTTGGACATCCAGGAGCACTCCTTGGGTGTGCTGGCTGTGCT GTTTGTGAAGTTCTCCATGCCAAACATCCCTGACTTCGAGACGCTCTTTTCCCAAGTCCAGCTCTTTATCAGTACCTGCAATGGGGAGCACATCCGATATGCAACAGACACTT TTGCCGGCCTCTGCCATCAGTTGACAAACGCCCTTGTAGAACGGAAACAG CCATTGAGGGGCGTCGGCATTCTAAAACAGGCAATAGACAAAATGCAGATGAACACAAACCAACTTACCTCAGTTCATGCAGACCTGTGTCAG CTGTGCTTGTTAGCAAAGTGCTTCAAGCCTGTCCTCCCGTTTCTTGAGCTTGACATGATGGACATCTGTAAGGAGAATGGCGCCTACGACGCAAAGCACTTTCTATGTTACTACTATTACGGCGGCATGATCTACACGGGTCTGAAGAACTTTGAAAGAGCACTGTATTTTTATGAACAG GCAATAACCACTCCAGCTATGGCAGTCAGTCACATCATGTTGGAGGCCTATAAGAAGTACATCCTGGTCTCCCTGATTCTACACGGCAAAGTGCAGCAGCTCCCCAAATACACATCACAGATAGTTGGGAGGTTCATAAAG CCTCTCAGCAACGCCTACCATGAGCTTGCTCAGGTGTACGCCACCAACAACCCAGCAGAACTGCGTACCCAGGTGAACAAACACAGCGAGACCTTCACACGCGACAACAATACAGGCCTTGTCAAGCAGTGCCTGTCATCCCTCTACAAGAAGAATATCCAGAGGCTAACAAAG ACTTTCTTGACGCTGTCCTTGCAAGACATGGCAAGTCGAGTGCAGCTGTCAGGGCCCCAGGAGGCGGAAAAGTATGTCTTGCACATG ATTGAAGATGGCGAGATCTATGCCAGTATCAACCAAAAGGATGGCATGGTCTGTTTCCATGACAACCCGGAGAAATACAACAACCCCGCAATGCTTCACAAAATTGACCAAGAG ATGCTGAAGTGTATAGAGCTGGATGAGAAACTAAAGTCCATGGATCAAGAAATCACAGTAAACCCGCAGTTTGTGCAGAAG AGTATGGGAACGCAGGAGGATGATGTAGGCAGCAAAACGTCAAGTTACTCCTGA
- the LOC120046185 gene encoding 5'(3')-deoxyribonucleotidase, mitochondrial-like — MSLLPKIVTLRDRGRVLLHDQFKCISAKMSSSSGKRLRVLVDMDGVIADFEGGFLKKYRARYPNEPYITLEDRRGFWVSSQYGNLRSDLCEKAISIWESKDFFIELEPLPGGVQAVKEMAKMENTDVFICTSPIKHYIHCPYEKYAWIEKHLGYDFLDQIILTRDKTVVTGDVLIDDKPDILGVEPNPSWEHILFTTCHNKHILPSSSHRRLLSWADDWRGILEDKRL; from the exons ATGTCATTACTGCCTAAAATAGTAACGTTACGCGACAGAGGGAGGGTCTTACTCCATGACCAGTTCAAGTGTATTTCCGCCAAGATGTCTTCATCCTCTGGTAAGAGACTTCGGGTTCTGGTGGACATGGATGGCGTCATTGCAGACTTCGAAGGGGGATTCCTGAAGAAATACCGGGCCAGGTACCCCAATGAACCGTACATCACCCTGGAGGACAGACGAGGATTCTGGGTTTCGTCTCAGTATGGGAACTTGAGGAGTGACCTGTGT GAGAAGGCCATCAGCATTTGGGAGTCAAAGGACTTCTTTATAGAGCTGGAGCCCCTTCCTGGAGGAGTGCAGGCCGTCAAGGAGATGGCTAAGATGGAGAA CACAGATGTCTTTATTTGCACCAGCCCTATAAAACATTATATACACTGCCCATATGAGAAG TATGCCTGGATAGAGAAGCACCTGGGCTATGATTTCTTGGACCAGATCATCCTAACCAGAGACAAGACTGTGGTGACTGGGGACGTCCTCATAGATGACAAGCCAGACATCCTCG GTGTAGAGCCTAACCCAAGCTGGGAGCACATCCTATTTACTACCTGCCACAACAAGCACATACTTCCCAGCTCCAGCCACCGGCGCCTGCTCTCCTGGGCAGATGACTGGAGGGGCATCCTGGAGGACAAGAGGCTCTGA